From the genome of Populus alba chromosome 10, ASM523922v2, whole genome shotgun sequence, one region includes:
- the LOC118046505 gene encoding uncharacterized protein yields the protein MAQECTESSVAISPSIPLNWWDLHHANSLSSLTNTSPWHQSNPSSNSSCEEDLSMSTSFTNASNHSGLTVESARQLVEPASSTELMGEHAYSQLWSHILLGIGSNEELDNSQDVGENLLDAFSSKTSSTMSSGIFGPSCDYFKRMDNNWEFTNPTSFNNFDKHLNGFSESLIGGGRFNKLVSPLSIAPPNPEVRRQLFDPLTCNISLSPSVNHDYSGQHQSTYSNSTTCLMGESRNSDLQSCYGHDLKVENEHRERPTAPFRRPFNSNGVGYHIGLNSSVVGDNSKYYHGMPDATNRSARNFADALTFSNRLRKPLIDIQVPKPCFKSINLSDSRNQGLQTSSPTGKGHGTTNERKRRRSEETSETAAKKAKHESSTVSSVKIQAPKVKLSERVTALQQIVSPFGRTDTASVLYEAIQYIKFLQEQVQLFSSPCMKTTKLTQGSLGRLG from the exons ATGGCTCAAGAATGCACCGAGAGCTCTGTGGCAATCTCTCCCTCTATCCCACTAAACTGGTGGGATCTTCACCATGCAAATTCACTCTCTTCGTTGACTAATACCAGCCCATGGCACCAGTCAAACCCCAGTTCTAACTCCTCTTGCGAAGAGGATCTTTCCATGTCTACATCCTTTACTAATGCTTCTAATCACTCTGGACTAACCGTCGAGTCCGCTCGCCAACTCGTCGAGCCCGCTTCGTCAACCGAATTGATGGGCGAGCATGCTTATAGCCAACTCTGGAGCCATATTCTACT AGGAATTGGGAGCAATGAAGAGTTGGACAACAGTCAAGATGTTGGAGAAAACTTACTCGACGCTTTTTCATCCAAGACTTCTAGTACTATGTCATCTGGAATATTTGGACCATCTTGTGATTACTTCAAGAGAATGGACAACAATTGGGAATTCACGAACCCAACATCCTTTAACAACTTTGATAAGCATTTAAACGGTTTCAGTGAGAGCTTGATTGGAGGTGGAAGGTTCAACAAGTTGGTCAGCCCTTTGTCTATTGCCCCGCCAAACCCGGAAGTAAGACGCCAGCTATTCGATCCACTGACATGCAACATATCGTTGAGCCCTTCTGTAAATCATGATTACTCCGGCCAGCATCAGAGTACTTACAGCAATTCCACGACATGTTTGATGGGAGAAAGCAGAAATTCAGATCTTCAGTCATGCTATGGCCATGATCTAAAAGTAGAGAATGAGCATCGTGAAAGACCTACGGCTCCTTTTAGACGGCCATTTAATAGCAATGGTGTTGGATACCACATTGGCCTTAACAGCTCCGTGGTAGGAGATAACAGCAAATACTACCATGGCATGCCTGATGCTACAAACAGAAGTGCAAGAAATTTTGCAGATGCTTTAACGTTTAGTAATCGATTAAGGAAGCCACTGATTGATATTCAAGTGCCTAAGCCTTGCTTTAAATCGATCAATTTATCTGATAGTAGAAACCAAGGACTCCAAACTTCTTCTCCG ACAGGGAAAGGACATGGAACAACAAATgaaaggaagaggagaagatCTGAAGAAACTTCAGAGACGGCTGCGAAGAAAGCTAAGCATGAGAGCTCTACAGTTTCATCCGTAAAG attcAAGCACCAAAAGTGAAGCTTTCGGAAAGAGTCACGGCCCTTCAACAaattgtttcgccgtttgggagg ACTGATACAGCCTCGGTGCTATATGAAGCAATTCAATACATTAAATTCTTGCAAGAGCAAGTGCAG CTATTCAGCAGTCCTTGCATGAAGACTACGAAACTCACACAAG GATCCTTGGGGAGGCTTGGATAG